In Legionella cincinnatiensis, the DNA window CATGTGTGGGATCGTAGGTATTTACAGTCATGAATCCGTAGCCTCTGAATTGTATGAGAGCCTCATTCATCTGCAACATCGAGGACAAGATGCTGCAGGCATACTCACCTGTGATCAGCGTTTTTATACAAAGCATGGATTAGGTTTGGCACGAGAAATTTTTACTCCCGAAAACCTCTTATCACTTCAAGGCAATATAGGTATTGGCCATGTTCGTTATCCCACTGCTGGGGGTTATACCACCACTGATGTTCAACCTCTATGGATTGGTAGCCCACGCGGTATCGCGCTGGCGCACAATGGCAATCTCTCTAATTATCAGGAATTAGCGGATGAAATTCGTTTAAAGCAACATCGTCATCTCAACACCTCTCTTGATTCAGAAGCTTTATTGCTTCTATTTGCAGACAAACTCGCAAGTAGTGCCTACAGTATTGACGAAGACTATGAAAGCTTTTTTGAGCTGCTCACCAAAGCAGTGTCCTATGTTTTTAAACGAATCGAAGGAGCTTATTCCATTGTCTCCGTGATCATTGGTAAAGGATTGGTTGCCTTCCGCGATCCGCATGGTATTCGCCCCTTAGTTTGGGGAACTCGACAAAATGCCGATGGCACAATAGATACAATTTTCGCCTCAGAAACCACACCTTTCTATGCATTAGGATTTGAGCCACAAGGAGATATATTACCTGGCGAAGTAGCCTATGTTGATCTTAAGGGGAAACTGCATCGTCGCGTGCTTAAAAAAGAACAATTCAGACCCTGTGTTTTTGAATATGTTTATTTTGCTCGCCCTGATGCAACATTGAATAATGTCAGCGTGTACCGAGCTCGCTTGCGCATGGGACAAAATCTAGCCCTCCAATGGAAGAAAAATCATCCCGATATGACCCCTGATGTGGTTATTCCGGCACCATTTACGGCAAATACAGCCGCGTTGTCTTTTGCACATGAGTTAAGCGTAAGATATTCCGAAGGTTTATATAAAAACCCCTTTATCGGTCGAACATTTATTATGCCTAACCAAAAGGCGAGAACGCGTAATATTCGCTACAAATTAACCCCGCAACGCACTGAAATCGAAAATAAAGTGGTGATGATTGTTGATGATAGTATTGTACGAGGAACCACCTCCCGTGAAATTGTCAAAATGGTCCGAGAATTTGGAGCAAAGAAAATTTATTTTGCTTCCACTTCTCCCCCACTTAAAAATCCCTGTTTCAGTGGCATTGATATCCCCTCACGTAAAGAACTCATTGCAGCAAATCAAACTGAGGAAGAAATTGCAAATTATCTGGGCGTCGATGTTTTAATGTATCAAACAAAGGAAGATTTGGTTGAAGCGGTCACACGTCGTGGTGAACATCAAATCAAAAAGCCATGTATGGCGTGTATGGATGGCGATTATTTCTGCAAAAGAATAACTCAAGAAAAAATGCAGCAATTGGAGCTACAACGTGAAACAGGACGACATCATAATCAGTCACAAAAAGAGGACTTGATAGAATGAATATTCTTATTATAGGCTCTGGCGCACGTGAACATGCTCTCATCAAAGCATTACATCGCTCGCCACAAAATCCATCTTTATTTTGTTATGGTACAGCGGTTAATCCAGGCATTCATCAATTAACAGTTCAATATTGTACTGGTGATATTACTGATTGTGCCGCTGTCTTATCTAAAGCAAAACTTTGGGCGATTGATTTAGCAATTATTGGTCCTGAGGCGCCTCTAGAAAAAGGAATGGCTGATGTATTATGGCAGGTTGGTATTCCTACAATTGGTCCTAAAAAAATCTTAGCACAAATTGAAACATCTAAAGAGTTTGCTCGTGACCTGATGCAGAAATACGATATTCCTGGTCTACCCCTTTATAAAAAATTCACCAACCTAAATCATATAGAATCGTTTCTTAATGAGTTGGGTGAAGGTAATTATGTGATTAAAGCAAACGGTTTAATGAGTGGTAAAGGGGTCAAAGTAGCCGGAGAGCATCTGCATTCAATCACAGAGGCTATGAATTTTTGTCAGGAAATTCTTAGTCAAAAGCAGAGCATCCTCATTGAGGAAAAACTTATTGGCCAGGAATTTTCATTGATGTGTTTCGCAGATGGCAAGCACCTCATTCCCATGCCTTTAGTTCAAGATCATAAACGTGCCTATGATGGCGATAGCGGTCCCAACACAGGAGGAATGGGTAGCTATTCAGACACCAATCATAGTTTGCCTTTTTTAACTACAGACGAAATACATGATGCTTTAGCGATTAACAATGCCGTTTTTCGTGCCTTATCTCATGAATGTAATGAGCAATACATTGGCATTTTGTATGGAAGCTTTATCGCGACTAAAAATGGAATTTACGTCATCGAATTCAATGCACGTTTTGGAGATCCCGAAGCCTTAAATGTGCTCTCGATTTTAGAATCTGATTTTGTAGCTCTTTGTCAGTCGCTAGTGAATGGTCATTTGCATGAAGATAAAGTGAAGTTTGCAAAACAAGCCACGGTCTGTAAATATACAGTTCCTGAAGGATATCCAGATTCACCCAGGAAAAATTTTGCTATTGATTTTTCAAAAATTACCTGTCAAGACCATTTATACCTGGCCTCAGTCAATCAAGTGGATGAGCAAATCATTGCTGTAGGCTCTCGCACAGCCGCTTATGTGGGTATTGCAGATTCCATTTTTGCAGCAGAAGCAAAAGCCGAGCATGAAATTTCATTAATTGAAGGTCCTTTATTTCATCGTCAGGATATAGGCACTCGGCCCTTAATTCAACAACGCATTGAACAGATGTTAAGGATACGGGCGTTATGACTCGCATCGCCGTTTTAGGTTCGACCCGAGGGACTAACCTTAATGCACTTGTTACAGCCATTAATCAAAAAAATCTGGCGGCATCGATTGAATTGGTACTAAGCAATAAGGCAGATGCGCTTATTCTAGAAAAAGCCACCCATTTTGGCATTAAATCCATGTTTGTTAATTCACAGGATTTAAGCCGAACTGAATTTGATAATTGTTTATCCGATATTCTCAAGCAACATCAAATCGAACTTATTGTACTCATTGGCTACATGCGTATCTTGTCTGCTGAATTTGTTTTAGCCTGGAAAAATAAAATTATTAATATTCACCCATCACTTTTACCAGCCTACGGTGGTCTGATGAATCTTGAGGTGCACCAAGCTGTTTTAGATGCAGAAGAAATTGAAACAGGATGTACCGTGCACTACGTTACCGAAGAAGTAGATGCAGGACCTATTATTTTACAAAAAAAATGTCCTGTCAGACTAAATGATACACCCGAACTTTTAAAAGCCAGGGTACAAGAGTTAGAAGGAATTGCTTTGGTTGAAGCAATACAAACCATTTGTCGTTGTACATCTTAAAAAACATTTAGCTATAGCAAATCACTGGGGGGATTATGTCAAATAAATTAGTATCTATATTAATGGGCTCTAAATCAGATTGGACAATTATGGAGGAAGCCAGCTTAGCTCTGGAAAAATTAAATATTCCTCATGAAGTGCGCGCTTTATCTGCCCATCGCACACCTGATGCCTTATTTGACTATTTAAAATCAGCGGAACAACGTGGTATCGAAGTATTTATCGCTGCAGCAGGTGGAGCAGCTCATTTGCCGGGTGTGGTTGCAGCAAAAACCTTATTGCCCGTTTTAGGAGTACCTATGCCATCATCTACCTTTACGAATGGCCTTGATGCCCTGCTTTCTATAGTGCAAATGCCCGCAGGTATTCCAGTAGGTACCCTTGCAGTCGGCAAAGCTGGAGCCATTAACGCCGCTCTTTTTGCAGCAACAATCCTGAGCAATAAATACCCTGAATACCGTGAAGCGATTAAAAATTATCGTGCGGCTCAAGCAGAAAAAGTATTGGAAAATGCGGAAATTAAAGGATGATATTTGTAGTGTTCTTGTGATTCAAACATCATGATAAACGTGCAGAAGCAGTCGTTGGTGGCAGCGCTTTTGCACTCTCTCTGATATTTTGTTTTATCGTAAGAGCTCGAGTTATTACACTTTAAACCATTCGGGCAGAGGACCTGCTAATGAAGAACCTGAGTTCGATATAAAAAATAAAAGTAATTTTTTACATCGAATTGATTTTATTTAGAACTGGATGCAGTACAAATGCTACGCATTTTATGAGATAACGTTCGTTTAGCAGCCCTTGTCTGATAGCGTGGGATCATTTGGAATTTGCTTAAAAACCAGATGAAAAATTGCGTCTAATTTTGGGTTACTAGGCGCCGTTCCTGAAGTTTTTTTAGGGACATTGCCTAATTTTGAACGATAATTTATGGGATCTTTTAAGTTTAACTACTCACGCTACAATGTTAAATCCATCCACTGATTTAATAGAGCAATTAACTCTCCAACTCCTTCCTTTCTCAAAGACGAAAAAGACTGAACTGTAATTAAATGTTGCGCCAACTCGTAATACTTACGAACTTTGACTACGGTATTCTTTACCTCACTTCGGCTTAATTTATCTGATTTGGTTAATAAAATGTGTACAGGTAAGCCCCGATCCAAAGCCCAATCAACCATCATTACATCTAAGTCTTTTAAAGGATGTCGGATATCCATCAATAAAATCAAACCTTTTAAACTTTTTCTGACCTCAAGATAATGCGCTAAATTTTCTTGCCAATCCATCTTCACTCGTAAAGCAACTTTGGCATAACCATAACCCGGTAAATCAACAAGACGACGTGTTTCATCCAACTGAAACAAATTAATCAACTGAGTTCGTCCAGGAGTCTTACTTGTCCGAGCTAAGTTTTTAATTCCCGTTAAACAATTTAAAGCACTAGACTTTCCTGCATTAGAACGTCCAGCAAAAGCAACCTCATAACCTGAATCATCGGGCAACTGAGATACACGTGCAGCACTTTTTAGAAATACTGCTTTAGAATAAGGGTTTTCTAACATGAAAATAATACTTTTTGGGATTTCAACCAAGACAGTGTACCATTACTTGAGAATTTATGATGAGAAATCGATGAAAAAATTTGTACTCGCTTTTATTCTGTATATCCCACTCATTCTTTTTGCTCAGGAGGATAGTTCATCTACAGCCAATAAGGCGCTTGTGTGTACTGCCTGTCATGGACAGCAAGGCAATAGTACAAATCCTGAATGGCCTAATATTGCTGGACAACATCCTAAATATTTTATAAAACAACTTAAAGACATGAAAGACCCTTCTTTGCGTAACGCACCAACAATGAGCGCCATAGTTTCCACATTGAGCAATCAAGACATGGATGACTTGGCTGCATATTATGCTAAAATGCCCCTTGCTCAAGGCAGCACACCAGAACAGTTTCTGAAACGAGGTGAGCAAATCTACCGTGGAGGAGATTTTGCAAAAAAGATCACGGCATGTATCGCTTGCCATGGTCCTAAAGGCACAGGCAACGTCCAAGCGGGTTTTCCAGTTCTTTCTGGCCAACATGCTGCTTATACTGTATTACAATTAAATGCATTTAAAGAGGGCAAACGGAAAAACGATTTGAACCATATTATGCAAGACATTAGCAGTAGAATGGGCCAAGATGACATGGAAGCTGTTGCACATTATATTGAAGGTTTACATTAGGAAACAAAATTATGTTTAAAAAATTAATTGCTTTATTTTTTCTTTTACCAGCAATGGCCTTAGCTGCATCATTTGTTGAAGGCAAAGATTATCAAATTGTGACTAATCCCAATGCTACAAATGACAAAAATAAAATCCCCGTTATTGAGGAATTTTTTAGTTATGGTTGTCCTTGGTGTTATAAAATTGAAGGACCTCTAGATGAATGGGTAAGCGAAACCGGGAAAAACATCCAATTTGAACGTGTCCCTGTAATATTTAAACCTTCCTGGGAACTCTACGCCAAAGCTTATTATACAGCGAAAACACTCGCTCTTTCAGATAAAATGAACTCTTTATTATTTAAAACCATACAAGAAGACAAAAAGCCATTAGATTCCAAACAAGCAATGATCCAGTTTTTTGTAGCACAAGGGGTAGATAGAGAAATTGCAAAAAGTGCCTTTGAGAACTCCCCAACCATTGATATGCGCGTACAAAATGGCATGAGCTTGATGGCAAGCTACCAAATTAATGCTGTTCCTGCCTTCGTGGTAAATCATAAATATAAAACTGATTTACAAATGGCAGGTAGCCCGGATCGTTTACTGGAAATATTGAGTTATCTATCACGAAAATCAGCTTAATCTTCTAACTGTGTTTTTGTAATAATGAAGGGATGCATTATGAAATCAAAGCTAAAAAGAGAGCTACAACAATTTCTGGAGCAAGAACGAATAAGTCTTAATTCAGGAATTGTTAACTACATTACTTATCAATTAGCCGATATTAAAGTCAATAAAGAGCAGCTCAAGCAAGGTTTTTCTTTTGACCATGAAGAAACAATGGAAAAAATAGCATTTTCCATTGCAGCAGGACTCGATTTTTCTCAAATCAAAAAAATACTCAACTTCTTTAAAATTCCCGAAGACAAGTACCTACATGGCAAACCGATATTACTCAACGATGACGCTATGATTGAATACTTTATTTTTAATTTTAAAAACCGTTTCCAAGCATTAAAAGAAAACTCTCCCCCAATAATTGCCCAATATAAAGCACTATCTGCCCCACTTTTAGAGACAAATGCTAAAAATATACTTAAAAAGCATCTTGACGAAGTAAAGCTGATGATAATGGCTAGTTACTCCGACACTTCACTTACAGACACGATAAAAAACCTCATTAGTTTTATCTCCACTTTATCAGGCCGTATCCATGATTTAGAGAGTTTTCCGCATTTGTATGTAGATATCTTAAATAGCAAACAAGAAATTAATCATTTTTTGCAACTGCGAGAAATGAATGGAAACCAAAAATTATGCGCCCAACTTATAATGCTGTTGGATAGTATTGCTTTATTTGAGCGTTATCATCGCAATGAATCAATACTTAGTAATACTGGACTTCATAAAGAATTTAAAGAATTTTTAATTCCTTATCGTATTAATCCAGAAAAATGTGATTTGCTCGGGCATATAATTTTATCTTTAGCTGATGTAAAAATTCACACTGCAAACCTATTTCGCCTTGCTCCCGGGGAAGATCGCGCTCGTTTGGTAATAACATTTAGAAATATTAATGCAGAACATATCAATAAAATTATTGAATGGATGCACCATCTTGGCGATGAAACAGCTTTTGCTGTTGATGAAAAAACATCTTTGAGCGCATGCTCCGTTGCCAAAAAACAAGAATATCCTTTGGATAAAAATGAACATGAAGCGCAAACAACTAAACTCTATGAAAAATGTAGTATCGAAGTTGATGGTAAATTTTTCTATACTTGTGTCTATCCTCAAATCAAAGAGAATATTGCCCAAATGACCACCCAATACCAATTAAGTAGTTATCAGGAAGCATCAAAAGAAGATTTTAAAGTCACTTCAGAAACAGCTCGAGTCAGTGAGCATAGCATGTTTGAAAAAAACCCAAACTCCTCAAGTCAATTTAATACATTCAATAAAAAAAGCTCGCGAACATGCATGTGTACCCTACTAAAAAATTAAAATTCACCTAAAAGAGAGGTCCCCAACGTCGTACGGCTTCTCTAACAGACAATTTGCTTACTGCCGCACCCTACAGAAAACCCTATCTTTATTTATCAGTTCTCTAATATCAGATAATTCAATAACTTCTGCGGGCATACTGCATAAAACATCCAATGCATGGCGCAGAATTTTAGAGAGAGGGCTATGAGTAATAATACTCCAATAAGGATTTTCATGCTCATACAATTGATCCATTCTTTCGATGAGATCTAATATTGTGATACAGAACTCATTCAAGGCAGAAGGATCAGTGGATTGAAGAAACTGTTTAAGGCTTCTGTAATACTCCTCTTTTAATAAACCTTCTTGAGTAAGATTTTGACTGCATGCTGAAAATAAACCTGAACGGTTTTTTTGCATCTTTAATAGATAATTATGGTATTGTTCTTCCAGAATAGGTTTAATTTTTTTTAATTGAGCCAAAAAGTAAATTTGCTTGGTTAATAAACTGAATCCTTCCTTAACATTAATTTCTTTAAGCGCAGAGACCTCTATATAAGTGAGACCTAATTGATTCGCCAGTGCTTGAGCCTTCTTGTAAGATACATTCCTCAACTCAATTAAATCAGATTTACAACCAACAAGAATAATAGGTGCCTGTTGATTGTTTACTCTAAAACGATCGACCAAGGCTTTGGTATTGTAAAACGATTGGAGGTTAGTAAGGTCAAAACAAATAAAGGCACCATCAGCAAGATGAAAATAGGAGGCGACGATCTTCTGAAGTCTGGGGGCTCCGGAAGCATCCCAAATGCGTAATTTTATGGTTTTATTATAAGTTCTAAGGAATTTTATTTTCTGATCAACACCCATGGTGTCGCAATAGTTATGAAAATCTGCATTGCCACAAAGACTTGCTAATAAGCAGGATTTTCCAACATAATTATCACCAAGAAGGATTATTTTTAAATGTTCATCATATTCTTCTTTATGCTCCATGCTAAATAACCTTAAGTCAATTTGAACAAATAATAATAAATAAATCACTGGGATATAAGTATTCTTTAGCAAATAAATTGGACTTTTTGGGCAATGAGCTTTAATAAGGGCTTTTATACACCTATACCTGGATTCTCCAAACTTAAAATACCCGTATTAAAATCATAAGCAAAAATCTCTGCATAGCGCCCCCAATCAATCATGGTGCGTAAAACACGTTCGGCTTCCTTTTCACTTAAGTAATCTTCAAGTTTACTTAAAAATCGCTCTTCAGAAACTCTATGACCTACTTTTTCATCTAAAATTCTGCGAATGTAACGTGCAAGAGGCACTTTTTCCAATAATCTTTGTGCAAATAATTGCTTACGTTCTTGGAGATCAGCCTCTGAAAATTGCTTTCCTAAATCACTTAATTGAATATCTCCCGCAGAAACTTTAGCAAAGCCTAATATTTCTAATGTTTCAAGTATAGGAAACAGATCATCAATATTCATCATGAGCTCATCAGCAAGCTCTGGTAAGTCAATACGCTCTTCAAAAGAAGTCATTGTTTCAATCAAACCCGTCAATTCTGAGGGCTCTACTTCAGGTAAACGATAACCTAAACCAATTTGTCGTTCTCTTTGTGCACGTTTCGCCTTTTCTTTAGGGCCAGTAGTCATTAAGGTATAAATTTTATCAACTAAAGCTCGAAATTCAGAAGATTCAGGATCACGAGGTTGTGGTAAAGTTACAGGTAACTCAGCACGAATATATCCAGGATCATTACCAAAAATAACGATTCTGTCCGCCAAAGTAGCGGCTTCTTCAATATTGTGGGTTACCAATAAAATTCCATTCGTATTTGTTTTCTTCTCTTTCCATAATTCCAACAAGTCTGATTTTAAGTTTTCCGCAGTGAGCACATCAAGTGCGGAAAAAGGCTCATCCATTAACAAAACATCAGGGTTAATCACTAACGCACGCGCAAAACCAACACGTTGGCGCATGCCCCCAGACAATTCTTTGGGGAAAGCAGATTCAAAACCATCAAGACCAATAATATCAATTGCTTCAATAGCACGATGTCTTCGCTCTTCTCGACTAACGCCTTGTGCTTCAAGACCAAGCTCTACATTTTCCAATACCGTGAGCCACGGCATCAACGCAAAAGACTGAAAAACCATCGCAATACCATCAACAGGTCGGAAAACTGGTTTTCCTCTGTAAGTCACTGAACCGCTTGTTGGAGCGACTAGACCGGCAATAATACGCAGCAACGTCGATTTTCCTGAACCAGACTTACCTAATAAAGCAACAATTTCACCTTCTTGTAATTTAAAATTCACATCCTCAAGTACAAGCAAATTTTGCTCTGATGATTTTTTAAACGACTTACTTAAACTTTCTATAGAAATAATGGTTTCAGACATGATGATTTATTAATTAAAATTAAAACGTTCTTCCGCTAATCGATATAACGGACGCCAAATCAAGTGGTTAAAAGCAAGCACATACAAACACATCATCGCTGTACCTAAAGCAATTTTTGGGAAATCTCCTGTTGCGGTACTGGCTTGAATGTATTCACCTAAGCCAGTGGCTCTGAGCGTAGTATTTCCCCAACTTACAAATTCTGCCACGATGCTGGCATTCCATGCACCACCTGCTGCAGTTATGGCACCAGTAATATAAAAAGGGAAAATCCCTGGCGCTGCTAATCTTTTCCACCACAGCCATCCTTTCAACCCAAAATTATCTGCCGCCAGATAAAGTTCACGCGGAATTGCCGATGCACCAGCAATCACATTAAATAAAATATACCATTGAGTGCCAAGGATCATTAGTGGAGTGACCCAAATTTCTACATTTAAATGAAATTTAACTATAGCAATCACAAATAAAGGATAGAATAAATTGGCTGGAAAGGCTGCAACGAATTGAATCACTGGCTGTATTTTTTGTGCAATTCTTGGTCTCAACCCTATCCATACACCTACTGGAATCCAAATTAATGAACTCAGGATAATTAAGCATATGACACGTGTCCCAGTTGCGGCACCCAGCAAAAATACATGGACAATATCAGCAATTTTCAACTCTGCAAGAATAAAGCGCAGCAAAAACCATGCTCCAGAAAACACACATAACAAAACAAAAGCCCCCCAAAACCTATCAATGCGCCTTTGTTTTTTAAAATCAATTTCCTTAATTGCTTTGGCCTCATTAAGGCGCAACCAGCGTGCATTCACAAAATGATCCGTAAAAACTCTAATAATTTCAGCAAATTGCTTCATTAAACGACTACCACGCATCCAATCTACCAACCAAGATTGATATTCCGCTTCATCATGTGAGGCTTCTGCTTTAAATTTTTCTGACCATGCAATTAAAGGGCGAAAGAAAATCTGATCGTACAAAAAAATAACAACAACCATCGTTAAAATTGCATAGCCCACAGCATGTAAATCACGTTGCTGGATGGCTAAAGCGATATAAGAGCCTACTCCAGGTAAGCGGATATTTTGATGTGCAACAGAAATCGCTTCCGATAAGACCACAAAAAACCAACTGGCAGACATAGAAACCATCATATTCCATAATAAACTCGACATAGAAAAAGGTACTTCCAGTTTCCAAAAACGCTGCCATGCCGATAAGCGAAACATAGAAGCTACTTCTTTTAAATCATGAGGCAGCATTTTTATGGATTGATAAAAACCAAAAGTCATATTCCATACCTGAGCACAAAAAATAGCGAAAATAGAAGCACACTCAGGACCTAATAAGCTATTAGGAAACAAGTGAATAAACCCAGTTACGGTAATCGATAAAAAGCTTAAGACGGGTATGGATTGTAAAATATCAATCGCAGGAATAATTATCTGTTCTGCACGTCGATTTTTAGCGGCCCAAAGACCGATAGTAAAAGTAAAAATTATGGAAAAAAATAATGCGATAAACATACGTAACACGGTACGCAACGCGTAAAAAGGAAGATTGGAAGGATCTAAAGAAATAGGGATCTGCTCTCCTAATTGATAGGGAGTAGCCATTTGCGAGCCAGCCCAACCTAAAAAAAATAAGATAGAAAAAATAAGAATAAGAAGCAGTAAATCCCAACGATTTATATATCGACCGACTCTATCAGGATTAGCAAAGTAGAACCGACTTTCCCGCACTATGCCTCCTTAATAATCTTTGGCTGATATACCGAAATACACTTTGCAGAATCAAACAAACAGTATACACTAAAAATGCAGTTACAGTTATTTCGATATCCGTTTAATTGCTTCATAAAATACCATAAAGAAAGCTTAATCAATAGATAAAAGCCTATGAACACCCATCCACCATGACTCGTTATCATGATTAATTAGATTAAAAATTGAACTTTCCTGGAATTTAGGTGTCTAATATAGTGAGCATTTCCCCCGAATGCTTAACTTCGCTTTACCCCCTCTTAAGCGAAGAAATGTTTAGGTTCATGATCTAAACATTCGATTTACCCCGGCTCAAGCCGGGGATTTTTTTAGTATCCGCGCCAAGATCCACTGCCATTACCCTAAAATACTTTATGACCTATCTTGTCCAAAAGAAATCTTTTTCCCAAGATTCAAGCATGTTCAGGCACTAATACTTTTTCATTGGAGGTGGTGAATGTCAGTAAAAATGATTAAAATCAATCTATTCCATTGACAACCGAGGCATGATTCATGAACAAAAAATTAACAACTTTCCTGGGGATATTCTTGTCTTTTTCTCAATTCACTTATGCACAACCTGATCCAGTGCAATTATCAGTCTGGGTCAATGAAGCCATTGTCGCCACATACACGTACAGTTATAAAAATTATTTAGAAGATCAAAAAAGAATAGCTAAATACTTTACAGCAGATGGCTGGATAGCATACAGCAATGCATTAAATGCTTCGAAATTACCTGAGGTGGTACAAAAAAATCTTTATTATGTAAGTGCTGTAGCTACTGAACCACCGGCCATTTCTAATATTGACTCCACCCATTGGAAAGCCACTATGGGTTTATTAGTTGCATACCAAAATCCTCAATACCAACAAAAACAGCAATTAAAAGTGACCATTAATTTTATGGTTGCTCCCTCAGGCCAAGGTGTAAGAGGTTACAGTATCACCAATCTACAAGCTGTGATCAACAAAGCTCCTTGTAAATGTGATATTGAAGAAGAAAGCCCCCCAGCACCGCAGACTAAAACGAACCAAAATAACGCCAAACCATAAGCCCTAGATGCAAAACAATGAATACGCCAATCAAAATTAAAATGATATTTAATTTGGTTGGCACAGTGACATCCAAAGCGGATTGCTCA includes these proteins:
- a CDS encoding AAA-associated domain-containing protein: MSETIISIESLSKSFKKSSEQNLLVLEDVNFKLQEGEIVALLGKSGSGKSTLLRIIAGLVAPTSGSVTYRGKPVFRPVDGIAMVFQSFALMPWLTVLENVELGLEAQGVSREERRHRAIEAIDIIGLDGFESAFPKELSGGMRQRVGFARALVINPDVLLMDEPFSALDVLTAENLKSDLLELWKEKKTNTNGILLVTHNIEEAATLADRIVIFGNDPGYIRAELPVTLPQPRDPESSEFRALVDKIYTLMTTGPKEKAKRAQRERQIGLGYRLPEVEPSELTGLIETMTSFEERIDLPELADELMMNIDDLFPILETLEILGFAKVSAGDIQLSDLGKQFSEADLQERKQLFAQRLLEKVPLARYIRRILDEKVGHRVSEERFLSKLEDYLSEKEAERVLRTMIDWGRYAEIFAYDFNTGILSLENPGIGV
- a CDS encoding ABC transporter permease, whose amino-acid sequence is MRESRFYFANPDRVGRYINRWDLLLLILIFSILFFLGWAGSQMATPYQLGEQIPISLDPSNLPFYALRTVLRMFIALFFSIIFTFTIGLWAAKNRRAEQIIIPAIDILQSIPVLSFLSITVTGFIHLFPNSLLGPECASIFAIFCAQVWNMTFGFYQSIKMLPHDLKEVASMFRLSAWQRFWKLEVPFSMSSLLWNMMVSMSASWFFVVLSEAISVAHQNIRLPGVGSYIALAIQQRDLHAVGYAILTMVVVIFLYDQIFFRPLIAWSEKFKAEASHDEAEYQSWLVDWMRGSRLMKQFAEIIRVFTDHFVNARWLRLNEAKAIKEIDFKKQRRIDRFWGAFVLLCVFSGAWFLLRFILAELKIADIVHVFLLGAATGTRVICLIILSSLIWIPVGVWIGLRPRIAQKIQPVIQFVAAFPANLFYPLFVIAIVKFHLNVEIWVTPLMILGTQWYILFNVIAGASAIPRELYLAADNFGLKGWLWWKRLAAPGIFPFYITGAITAAGGAWNASIVAEFVSWGNTTLRATGLGEYIQASTATGDFPKIALGTAMMCLYVLAFNHLIWRPLYRLAEERFNFN
- a CDS encoding DotI/IcmL family type IV secretion protein; this translates as MNKKLTTFLGIFLSFSQFTYAQPDPVQLSVWVNEAIVATYTYSYKNYLEDQKRIAKYFTADGWIAYSNALNASKLPEVVQKNLYYVSAVATEPPAISNIDSTHWKATMGLLVAYQNPQYQQKQQLKVTINFMVAPSGQGVRGYSITNLQAVINKAPCKCDIEEESPPAPQTKTNQNNAKP